TCACATCGATGCTGTTAGTGCCCTGACCCGCTATGATCGTTCCGTTCGTTACGGACCAGTTGTAAGTATCCCCGCCGATGTTGGCAGTCGTATAGGTGTATATCTTATTGTGACAAGCCGTGTCGGTGCCTGTTATCACAGGTGCAGGGGTGTATAATATCGTAATGGTGCTATTTACAGTGCTGTCACAGCCCAGTGATGAGGTCTGGGTAAGGGTGATTGTTCCCGTTCCTGCTGTACCCCACAACACATCTACACTGTTAGTTCCCTGTCCTGAGATGATGGTTCCGTTGGCGGTGTTCCAACTATAGGTGTCGCCGATGATGTTGGCTGTCGTATACGTGTAAATGTTGTTATGACAAGTCGTGTCGTCGCCCAAGATAATCGGAACCGGAGTATAGATAACGGTTATTGTATCTCTTACTGTGCTGTCACAACCCAAGGGGCTCGTCTGGGTAACCGTTACTACACTATTGCCAACGGTGTCTAACATCACATCGATGCTGTTAGTGCCCTGACCCGCTATGATCGTTCCGTTCGTTACGGACCAGTTGTAAGTATCCCCTCCGATGTTGGCTGTCGTGTAGGTATATATCTTATTGTGACAAGCTGTGTCGGTGCCTGTTATCACAGGTGCAGGGGTGTATAAAATAGTAATGGTGCTATTTACAGTACTATCGCAACCGGCGGGGGATGTTTGAGTTAAAGTTACTGTTCCGGTACCCACCGTATCGAATGCTACGGTAATGCTATTAGTGCCTTGTCCGCTAATAATACTGCCATTACTTGCTGACCATGTATAAGTGTCACCAACTACACTGGGTACACTAAAAGTATAGATATTATTGTGACAAGCGGTATCAGGTCCTGTGATTACAGGTGCAGGGGTGTAAAGTACTACTGTGGTTGCACTTATAGTACTATCACAACCGGCAGGGGATGTTTGAGTTAAAGTAACCGTTCCGGTACCCACCGTATCGAATGCAATGGTAATGCTATTAGTGCCTTGTCCGGTAATAATACTGCCATTACTTGCTGACCATGAATAAGTATCGCCAACTACATTAGGTACATTGAACGTATAAATCTTATTATGACACGCCGTATCGGGACCACTGATAATAGGCGCAGGAGTATAAAGTACTACTGCGGTTGTACTTATAGTACTATCACAGCCGGCCGGTGACATTTGGAGGATAGTAACCGTTCCGGTACCCACCGTATCAAAGGCAACGGTAATGCTATTAGTGCCTTGTCCGCTAATAATACTGCCATTACTTGCTGACCATGTATAAGTATCTCCAACTACACTGGGTACACTAAAAGTATAGATATTATTATGACACGCGGTATCGGTACCACTGATAATAGGTGCAGGGGTATAAAGTACTACTGCGGTTGTACTTATAGTACTATCACAGCCGGCGGGGGATGTTTGAGTTAAAGTTACAGTTCCGGTACCCACCGTATCGAATGCAACGGTAATGCTATTAGTGCCTTGTCCGCTAATAATACTGCCATTACTTGCTGACCATGAATAAGTATCGCCAACTACACTAGGTACACTAAAAGTATAAATCTTATTATGACACGCGGTATCGGGACCACTGATAATAGGTGCAGGAGTATAAAGCACTACTGCGGTTGCACTTATTGTACTATCACAACCAGTCGGTGACATTTGGAGGATAGTAACCGTTCCGGTACCCACCGTATCAAAGGCAACGGTAATGCTATTAGTGCCTTGTCCGCTAATAATGCTTCCATTACTTGCTGACCATGTATAAGTATCACCTACTACACTGGGTACACTAAAAGTATAGATATTATTATGGCAAGCCGTATCAGGTCCTGTAATTACAGGTGCAGGGGTATAAATAATAACTATACTATCGCTCACCGTGCTGTCGCAACCTAAAAGGGATGTTTGGGTGAGCGTTACAACGCCCGTTCCTACAGTACCCCAAAGAACATCTATACGACGGGTGCCTTGCCCTGCAACGATTGTTCCATTACTAACAGACCATAAATAAGTATCGTTATCAACAGCAGGTACGCTGTACCTCATAATACTATTATGGCACGCTGTATCAGGCCCCGTGATTACAGGTGCGGGGGTATATAATATAACTACCGTATCGGCTACTGTGCTATCGCAGCCAAAAGCTGAAGTCTGGGTTAATGTTATTACTCCCGTTCCAACAGTATCCCAAAATACGGTTACTGAATTAGTACCTTGTCCGGTAATTAAAGTTCCGTTTGAGATTGACCAGTTGTAACTATTTCCGGCAATGTTGGTTACAGCATAAGTATATATTTTATTACTACATGATGAATCAAAACCGCTGATAGAAGGTGTTGGTTTTTGAACAATAAGAATACTATCACTCACGGTACTATCGCAACCATTTGGATTGGTAACTGAAACAGTAATAATACCCGTGCCGTAACTGTTCCAAAAAACATTTACCGAGTTAGTTGATTGGCCGCTTGTAATAGCGCCGCCTGAAACCGACCATGAATATGTTTGTCCGGCGCTAAATGGTAAAGAATATACTACTGATTCAAACTCACAGGCTGAATCAGGTCCTGCTATGGATGGTTTTGGAGTCTCGAACACCCAAACCGTGTCTATTACAGTCGTATCACAATACGTTTGGTTTGAACGACGATAAAGGGTAATAGTTCCTATGCCTATTGTATCCCATTTAACAAAAACAGCATTCTGCGAATTCGACCCAACGATACTACCTCCGGTAACACTCCAAGTGAATGAATCGGTTAATGACGCACCAGTTAAATAAGAGTGAGTTTCAAACTGACAAACAGTATCAGGGCCGGTAAAATTACCTAACGGATTTTCTTCAACAGTTATCACTACAATATCTGTATCCGCAGGGCAAGTACCATTACCCGTAGTAATCAAACTTAACGTGGCTTGGCCTAATAATAAATCTGCTGCGCTAAGCGTATAGTTTGCATTTAAGGTGGTGGCGGCGGGAGAAAATGTTCCCGTTCCCGACCAAATACCTCCGGTAGCTTGTTGTACTGAACCATTCAGTTGCAGCACCCCGTCACTTCGGCAAACAAAAGTATCAATACCGGCATGGGCCAAAATACTACTCGAATAGCCTGTAACAACTACGGTATCTCTTGCGAAGGAGCATCCTAACGAGTCGAGCAAAGAAACGATATAGGTTCCCGTGTCTACATATTGAACACTATCGCCTAAGCCACTACCTCCTATATGGCTCCAGTAAAATTTATAGGGTCTTAGCCCCCCCGTACCGTGGGCAGTGATGGTAGTTGCGGTATCCCCAAAACAAATAGTTGGGTTTTGAGGTAATATCTGTACAGCTAAATCGGTAACAAAATATACAGTAACCGTGTCACAAAACGAAGTGCCGGCACAACCTCCTAATATGGGACCACACGCCCTATAATTAATTGAAGACGGGAAAGTTCCTGACGGTGTAACAGTTACACTATCGCAACCGCTTGTGCAATTTAAAAAACTATTATAGGTAGCATTGTAAGGAACCGACTCCCAGGTAATACTATCCTCCACCAATCCACTAACACTAATTCTACCTACACAGGCCATTGAAACGGTGATACCTGGTGAAATTTGCGGTGCCGGTATTGCTGTTATACTATACTCGTTTTGATTATTACCCGGCTTACAAAAAGTAAGAACGTGAGGTCCTACCCCATTCAAACATATATCAGCTCCAACGGCGTATGAAGGACCGCACCCTATTTGATAAAACAACGAACCTGAAGGAACCGCGCCCGAATGAAAATCGAAACGGATACCTTGAGATAAAGAATCTAAATAGACGGTGAACTTGATACAACGGTCAGGGTTGCTCGTACCACAACAGTTATCCTTTCTTGAAACGCTAGGACTTATCCACACGCTATCAGGGTTGCCCCTTAAATCAGCCACAAAAGCAGGAACGGTAGTATCACATTGCCCATAAACACTTGTCATGGAGGCTATTAGCATAACCACCACAATTAAGTACAGTTTTTTTAGGCTCGTTTCCTCTTTCCGTGTCTGGAAGGTTTGTTTTATCACCGCGTGTTCTAAAGGCTTAATTATTAACTACAAGCGCAAACGAAGGTACAAACTAAATACAATGCTTTAAATAAATAGTAAAAAATTTTACGAAAAATAACAGTCGAGTAACACGAAATTACATTTAGATTTTTTGCTCTTGGAGTGAACTAAAGTGCTAAAAAGTAATGCTGGATTACATTTATCCACATTTTCAGCTACCACACTACAGTACCGAAACCAGTGATTTATCTGCACCATTAATCACTAAAAGAACACCAACAATCTGCAAAAAACATACACACCTCCCCTATTGTAATTTTTTTGTCCAAATTTAAAAAAAAACAAACACTATAGTTCATTCGTTCTAATTACCCTTAATCACAAATTGAGAATTCCCGTTGCTATAGCGCGTATTTATTGAAGTTAAAGAAAAAAGTTTCGCTTTTATCAGGCATTATTCATTTCCAAATGCAATCCTCTAACTACGACTTTAGTATTACAAAAACCCGCACTTTCTTTTAAAAAATCATACAATATGCGTATTTCTAGCCGATAGACTCAGGATAAATTTGTTGAGATATATAATGTCTAACCTATAATTCTTGACATGAAACACAAATTTTCTATTTTTAGCTGGCTTATGCTCTTCCTGCTGTTTACCCTGCAACCGCTGCGGGGAAACTCAGGATACTCCGAGAGGCTCGGGGTTGAATCTTACACTTTAATGGAATCGCCGCCCGCGGTGGGTTTCACTTACACTACCAACGGTGGTTGCGCACCGGTAATTGTGCAGTTTTACAGTCAACTCTCAGGCCCTTCCTACTCGTGGACTTTCGGCGATGGAGGGACAAGTCCGGATTGTAATCCCATACACACTTACACCACTCCGGGTACGTATACGGTAACCCTGACAGCAACAGGGGGAACCTATACCACCACTATTACGGTGGGAGCTGTTCCGGTGGTTACATTTGGAGGCGACTCAGTTAGCTGCCAAGGCGATGTAAAATCTTACACCGCTACCAGTACAATTCCGGCAGCGTCATACAGCTGGAACCCTATCGGGGGAATACTGGGGCCTAACACTGCCTCATCGGCAACTATTACATGGACTTCTTACGGTATTAATTACATCGATTACACAATAACCACAGCTCAAGGCTGTACCAAAGTTTTTAGGTATAAGGTAAAAGTAATCCCTCCTCCGATGGTGAATTTGCCTTGTTGCGAAGAACCCAAACGAGATACTATTAAAAACCCTAATTCGGTGGTTGTAAACCCTCCGCATAACGAGTTTGAGCCAGGCGGTAAAGAGCCTTGTTCGGTTTGTGCGGGTAGTTATTCATGCTATCAAGGCAGTGTTGACCCTTTGTTTGGTATTGCCGGCGACTTTACTTGGAACTGGAGTATTACCAATGGAACTATTGTTTCTATCAGTCCTGATTCTACCAAATGTTGTGTGGTTTGGGGATCTAGCGGTATTGGTAAAATAAAGCTAACCATTACCCACAAAATATACGGTTGCCAAACAGTAAGAGATTGTGAGGTGACTATAAACCCCGGTATTGTGCCTATGCTAGCAATAACAGGCGCTTGTATGTATACCCCTGTTGATTTTGATGCTTCAGGCACTACTCCTTTAAGTGATGTTGACCACTTCTTTTGGGAATTTGGCGACGGCTATACCCAAACCACCACTGATGCCTTTACTACCCATGAATATGATTTTGCAGGTACTTACACTGCTACTGTAACTATTACTACCAAAGAAGGTTGCGAGTATAAGGTTAGTAAAACGTTTAAAATTAACTCAGGTTCAAGACCTGTTATTGAATGCCCCGGTACTGTTTGCGAAGGCAGCAGGCAATGCTATACTACAACGCATATTACAGGTGCTACATACATTTGGACGGTTACGGGCGACGTTTCACATACTGCTGTTGGTAATGAAGTATGCGTAACGTGGGGAACCGGCCCGGTAGGTAAAGTTGAGGTAAAAGTTTTAGGCGGCGGATACACTTGTACAAATACTGTGAGTGTTGAAGTTCCTATTGTTAGTTCAACAATACCTGTTTTTGGTCCCGACTATATTTGTTTCAGTTCAAGCTCGTTAGATGTTTCTACAACTAACTATTCAGGTGCTTGCTATATCTGGAAAGTAAACGGCATTATACAACCTGCCGCTACCAACGTACTTACATTTAACCCAATGTTTTATGGCACAGTATTAAACATTGAAGTTGAAGTTGATTTTGGATTAGGTTGCTGCCACGGAAAAGGCACAAAAACGGTAACCCGACTTCCTGAATATACAATGATACCACCCGGAGATGCCTGTATCGGGCAGATGGTAACCTATAACCTTTTCTTCCCCGCAGGTATACCTACCCCGCCTGTTGCATGGAGTGTTAAAGGCGGACATATTGTAGCTTCTTCACCTACCTCAGTTACTATAGTATGGGATGAAGTTGGTACAGGCAAGATAACCGCCGGTAACAACACCCCTACCCAATATTGCAACGATAAAAACAACAACACTTGGGATGTGAAAGTATGGGCAAAAGCTGTAGGTGAGGCCATTTCAGGGCCTAAGCTTGTGTGCGCCGGTACTACCGAAACGTATTACCACGGATTTGAATCGCCAACGGTTTCAGCTGTAATGACTGTTGGGGGCGGACCTATTGTAACACCCGGTTTATACTCTTCGGATGTTTCATTCCCTGCATCAATCACAGTGCCTACTACCTACGTGCTTGCAGTTACTTATAACTTAGGTGCACTGCCAGGATGCGATAGTACTGTATATGATACCGTTGTGGCAATACCTATTGCCATTCCTACTTTTAGTACCATTGCTCACCAATGTGAGGGCGATATTGTTACTTATAATGCAAGTAATATTGACAGTAACTATTATGAATGGGAAGTAATAGGCGGTAGCGTGCTTTCGCACACTTATACGGGTACCAACCTATCAATAACTGTACAGTGGAATAGTACTGTAACCAGCAGTATTACGGTTAAAAACAAAGTGTGCGGCACCAGCAATTCACAGGCTGTAACAGTTAATGGCAAGCCCGTAGTTATTATTACCGCGAGCGATGTTGATTGTTCGGTTCCCTTTAGAACACTGCGTGTAGCTCCTGTTTGGGCTAGTTATTCGTGGAGTACAGGTTCAGTAACAAATACTACAAACATAGGGTTGCCCGGAACCTACTCTGTTACTATCAGCAATGGCGTTTGCTCTAATACAGGCAGTATTTCAATACCTGTAGTAGTGCCTACCCCTCCTGATATTACCTCATTCACAGTTACTTCATCACCGTATATGTTCTGCCCCAAATACAATACTATTTGCGGTAACGTAACACCCGGTACAGGAAGCATCGCTTCTTACTCATGGAGTTTCAGCGGATTCACCACTTCATCATCAAGTTTGCCTTGCCCGGCCGTAGCCTTGTCAGCAATGCCCGGTCCCAGCACAGGAACTTGGTTTTTAACAGTTACGGATATTTACGGTTGTCATGACACTATGAGCGGCAGCTTAATGGATAGCTGCGTAATTGACACCAGTGGTTACGACCCTTGGGATCCGGATACCCCATGTACATCAGTAGCTACTTTTGGAATTTCTTACGACCCTTGTACAGGGCAGTTTACCAGCACCGGAACAAACTACTCTGCCGTGCTTTGGAATTTTGGGGACAATACTTGGGGCAGTGGTTTTAATCCGACCCATTTTTATACCTCTCCTTGTTCAAAAACTGTTCTATGCTACGTTACTGATATATTCAATTGTACAAAAGTATTTACGTTTACAATATCCGTCCCCTATGTCTTCCACAACTTAGGTGTTACAGCCGCTAACTCACCTTGCACGGGGGCAACCTCCGTCTCCGCAACTGGACTTAGCATTTGTCCGGGTAGTGGTTTAACACCTACCTACACTTGGTCGGTAATGCCAACGGGTACAACTTCAGTAATTTATAGTGTTACAACTACTTCGTCAACCCTTGCCGTTGGTTCAATTACTTCCATACCCAATGGTAATTACGATGTAACGGTTGTAATGAATGTTTCAGGATGCACACGCACAGTGAACGGCCATTTCGACAAAGGCGGGCTGAAAGCTGACTTTGTAAGCTGTGGCGGATGTGATGGTTCACCACTTACATTTATTGACCAATCAATACCTTATACTGCACCGCTTATTAAATGGGAATGGACATTCACAGGGCCAACAACTGTAACATCATTCTTACGTAATCCAACAGTAATACTCTCTGCAGGATGGTATACCGTATCATTAAAGGTTACTGATAATGTGCCCTGTACCAATACTCACACCACCTCTGTTTACATTGAACCTCCGTTTGTTCCGGGTGATATATTAGTTAATGGTATATCAACCCCATCAGGTACCAAGTTTACTATTTGCCCCGGTTCAAGTTATACACTTACCGCACCTCCGGGCCTAACTTACACATGGTCAAACGGCAGCATCATAAACACGACCTCTGTAACAGAACAGGGCGACTACTACGTAACCGTCACCGATTCAAACAATTGCGTTGCCAAAGTAGGACCTATTAAATTCCGTTACAAACCCGCACCTGAAGCCATTATACAATACTCGGGCAACCAGTGTGCGCCCCGTTTGTTGCGTGCATTTACAGGTATCGGTTACACTTACAACTGGAGTTATCCCCCCGGACCATCTACATCAACACAGCCATACATTACCCTGAATACCAGCGGACTTGTTACGCTTTCGGTAAGTAATTTACACGGATGTAGTGCCACAACCACTCAAAACTATACGGTGTACCCAACTCCTACTGCGGTTATAAATTATCCGACCCCGTATTGCGGTACTCCGGTTACACTGA
The sequence above is drawn from the Bacteroidota bacterium genome and encodes:
- a CDS encoding PKD domain-containing protein, with the translated sequence MKHKFSIFSWLMLFLLFTLQPLRGNSGYSERLGVESYTLMESPPAVGFTYTTNGGCAPVIVQFYSQLSGPSYSWTFGDGGTSPDCNPIHTYTTPGTYTVTLTATGGTYTTTITVGAVPVVTFGGDSVSCQGDVKSYTATSTIPAASYSWNPIGGILGPNTASSATITWTSYGINYIDYTITTAQGCTKVFRYKVKVIPPPMVNLPCCEEPKRDTIKNPNSVVVNPPHNEFEPGGKEPCSVCAGSYSCYQGSVDPLFGIAGDFTWNWSITNGTIVSISPDSTKCCVVWGSSGIGKIKLTITHKIYGCQTVRDCEVTINPGIVPMLAITGACMYTPVDFDASGTTPLSDVDHFFWEFGDGYTQTTTDAFTTHEYDFAGTYTATVTITTKEGCEYKVSKTFKINSGSRPVIECPGTVCEGSRQCYTTTHITGATYIWTVTGDVSHTAVGNEVCVTWGTGPVGKVEVKVLGGGYTCTNTVSVEVPIVSSTIPVFGPDYICFSSSSLDVSTTNYSGACYIWKVNGIIQPAATNVLTFNPMFYGTVLNIEVEVDFGLGCCHGKGTKTVTRLPEYTMIPPGDACIGQMVTYNLFFPAGIPTPPVAWSVKGGHIVASSPTSVTIVWDEVGTGKITAGNNTPTQYCNDKNNNTWDVKVWAKAVGEAISGPKLVCAGTTETYYHGFESPTVSAVMTVGGGPIVTPGLYSSDVSFPASITVPTTYVLAVTYNLGALPGCDSTVYDTVVAIPIAIPTFSTIAHQCEGDIVTYNASNIDSNYYEWEVIGGSVLSHTYTGTNLSITVQWNSTVTSSITVKNKVCGTSNSQAVTVNGKPVVIITASDVDCSVPFRTLRVAPVWASYSWSTGSVTNTTNIGLPGTYSVTISNGVCSNTGSISIPVVVPTPPDITSFTVTSSPYMFCPKYNTICGNVTPGTGSIASYSWSFSGFTTSSSSLPCPAVALSAMPGPSTGTWFLTVTDIYGCHDTMSGSLMDSCVIDTSGYDPWDPDTPCTSVATFGISYDPCTGQFTSTGTNYSAVLWNFGDNTWGSGFNPTHFYTSPCSKTVLCYVTDIFNCTKVFTFTISVPYVFHNLGVTAANSPCTGATSVSATGLSICPGSGLTPTYTWSVMPTGTTSVIYSVTTTSSTLAVGSITSIPNGNYDVTVVMNVSGCTRTVNGHFDKGGLKADFVSCGGCDGSPLTFIDQSIPYTAPLIKWEWTFTGPTTVTSFLRNPTVILSAGWYTVSLKVTDNVPCTNTHTTSVYIEPPFVPGDILVNGISTPSGTKFTICPGSSYTLTAPPGLTYTWSNGSIINTTSVTEQGDYYVTVTDSNNCVAKVGPIKFRYKPAPEAIIQYSGNQCAPRLLRAFTGIGYTYNWSYPPGPSTSTQPYITLNTSGLVTLSVSNLHGCSATTTQNYTVYPTPTAVINYPTPYCGTPVTLNGNPSGGTTPYTHVWNNGSTASTTVANQPGLYKYKVKDVNGCVAEASLDLQPALPPGMDLLPHGCYDVCGPVNFCTGTMPWGWTGQWFLGAMPYGPMIPQGGTIATTFASSGTYVLHYTPVNPMISCPAVSKPITINITALPTFSIIAPSAPAYICVGGSDSVLLKVDSCNYLQFTYTWYKGTTIVGTGCNFYATDSGTYTVRIAKNPCCYVDLSITIYGRNCCIETPNVPFHKILAPVTYTGNMYWEGTYYIDSVVTVLGPNAILDITNVDCIFGPNGTIVVTQGAFLRTNNSVLRPCKIDDIWKGISFVGSSAGWINQTTIKNAIIGVDVIGNPQGVRLTDNSFIKCQIGAQLTNSFLQQSISGNTFEIDETQLPYPATPNDYWGIKMYGTDMTGLIAQNDFRHVEPQNTLNRYFGVYGDASSFTVSENHFNDMFRSIDITNNSNVVTIEDNTIKLNKLKTSYDIYQIRNTNCLKPVLIYENEMDNGLADNSFAGAIYCANTIRTHIKDNKINGHSVGIMASNTDDIHIATNEITNSMNLGIGLMSTRGSIVGCNTINSMVTTSNAPIGIREYYGDGTSSIYANCIFNMHTAIDLKGIGAAPQLPALYNNYMYNYSTFGIHNNNYGGAIGGPGGAVNAGRNTFMSNDGALGGAIDIFSAPGITEGGNFGVLFTVGVATTTNPDQFYSTAACGHQIQNTYANNQLDKYNVCDNYNLQQWISPLVAGGYTVGTPAQPFTTATLNEALKNGENQVIGGITAFMLKGGEVAKQTADAVLASEMEKNLAASLIVYNFITISQPALAATYLNSAELSSIDADLRFVLNTEIMLATDAKLDGGQVGRLKQIDDSEVRYSSLAREVVQAINGDHDYKFAKMPDPEFATVDNKLDRKANSMVVYPVPASQQITLKHNVRNANVQGIKIVSAIGTEVTSFTYTTNAGEISIDISTLSPGIYTVILATDDTNTPFMNSRFIKQ